CGACGTCGTGCGCCGGATTGCCGACGCCGGCCATGAAATCGGCCACCACGGCTACCTTCACGAGCCCATGCAGGGAATCGACGCCGCCACTGAAGCCAGCTACCTGGACCGTGGATTGGACGCGCTCCACAAGGTTGCCGGCATACGCCCGGTGGGGTACCGGGCACCCTGGTGGGAGTTGAACTGGCAGTCGCCGGCGCTGCTGGCCGACCGCGGCTTCCTCTACGATTCCAGCCTGCTCGACGGCGATGCCCCCTACCGCATGGCCGTCGCCGACGGTGACTCCCGTGACATCGTGGAGATCCCCGTCGACTGGGCCCTGGACGATTGGGAACAATACGCCTTCTACCCTGGCGTCACGGGCAGCGGAGTCATCGAGAGCCCCGCCAAGGCGTTGGAAATGTGGACCCTCGAAGCCCAGGCCCACCACTCGCAGGGCAGCTGCTTCGTCCTGACCAACCACCCCTTCATCTCCGGCCGGCCCTCCCGCGCCGTAGCCTTGGAACAGCTGATCGAACGGGTGAAGGACCTGGACGGCATGTGGGTCACAACGTTGGCCGAGATCGCCGGGCACACGGCGTCAACGGTGCAGGAGATCCACACGCACGCCCGCATCGATGTTCCAACGTTCCCCGGGGCCGGTGCCACGTTCCGCCCGGCCCAGGTGCGCAACCCGGAGCCCGCGCTCCCCTAAAGCCTCCGCCGAGTTGGCATTTGATGACAATGTTGCGCCTCGCAATTGTCATTAAGTGCCAACTCGGCGCCGGTGTTTAACCGTTGACCGCGTTGATCCACACACCGATCACCCATGTGCTGGCCGCCGCACACGCCAGTCCGAACTCCACGAGGATACCGATGCCGGTGGCCTTGAGGGCAGCCAGGCTGGTGCGCGCGGCGGTCCGCAGATCGCGGGTGCGTGCCACCTCGCTCAGCAGCAAACCCAGCGCAAATCCCACAAAGAGCCCCACCACGGGGATGACGAACATGCCCACGACGCCCACCACGACACCGGCCAGCACTGATCTGTTGGGGATGCCGTGTTGCATCAGCTTCCTGCCGGTCAGCACCGCACTGGCAGCCATCCCGGCCACCACAAACACCATGCCGATGGCGAAGATCACCCAGCCAAGCGTCCCTGCTCCACCCCAGATGGCCCAAGCCAGCAAACTCACTCCGATGAGGATGCTGCCGGGCAGGATCGGGATGATCACTCCGGCGACGCCCACGGCAATGGCAAGGCCGCACAGGATGGTCACAATCACTTCGGCATTCATGGGCCCAGTCTAGGTGGCACCCTGCGGTCCGGCCCGCCACGCCGGACCGGGCACGAGCTGCCTTAGCAAAACGACGGCGACGCTCCCCGTGAGGGGGGCGTCGCCGTCGTGGTTGGTACAGCGGTGGCCGCTACTTGGTGACGGCAGCCGCTACAGCCGCGGTGACGGCAGGTGCCACGCGGGCATCAAGCGGGCTCGGCACGATGTAGTCGGCGGAAAGGTCCTCTTCGGCAAGCTGGGCGATGGCCCGGGCTGCCGCGATCTTCATCTCAGAGGTGATGCGGCGTGCACCGGCGTCCAGGGCTCCGCGGAAGATACCCGGGAAGGCCAGGACGTTGTTGATCTGGTTCGGGAAGTCGCTGCGGCCGGTGGCTACAACAGCTGCGTGCTGGCGTGCGACCTCAGGCAGGACCTCCGGGTCCGGATTGGAAAGGGCGAACACGATCGACTGGTCGTTCATGAGCTTCAGGTGTTCCTCGGCCAGCTTGGAGGAGGAGACACCCACGAAGACGTCCGCGCCGGTGAGTGCTTCGCCCGGTCCGCCGGTAACACCGCGCGGGTTGGTGCGCTGGGCGAAGCGTGCCTTGACGCTGCCGGCATCGGCAACGAGGTCGGCGCGCTCTGCGTTGATGACGCCCTTGGAGTCGAGCAGGACGACGTCCTTGACACCCACGGCCAGGAGGATCTCGGCGATGGCGATGCCCGCCGCGCCTGCGCCGGACACAACAACCTTGAGGTTTTCGATCTCGCGGTTGGTCACCTTTGCTGCGTTGGTCAATGCGGCGAGGACCACGACGGCGGTGCCGTGCTGGTCATCGTGCATGACGGGGCAGTCGAGGGCCTCGATGAGGCGCTCTTCCAGCTCGAAGCAGCGGGGAGCGGAGATGTCCTCGAGGTTGACCGCGCCGAAGCTCGGGCGGAGGCGGACCAGGGTTTCAATGATCTCGTCAACGTCCGTGGTGTTGAGGACCAGCGGGATGGAATCCAGATCGCCGAAGGTCTTGAACAGTGCGGACTTGCCTTCCATGACCGGCAGGGAGGCGCTTGCGCCGATGTTGCCCAGGCCAAGGACTGCCGTGCCGTCGCTGACCACAACTACAAGGCGCTCGGCCCAGGTGTGGGTGCGGGCCAGCTTCGGATCTGCATGGATGGCGCGGCTGACCTCGGCGACGCCGGGGGTGTACGCGATGGAAAGATCGCGCTTGTCATTGAGGGGGACCGTGCTGGATACGGTCAGCTTTCCGCCCTCGTGGGCCTTGAAGATTTCCTCTTCGGTCAGCACAAGGGCGGTGGTGTTGTCAGGTGAAATGGTCTCAGTGGACACGTCTTTGTCTCCTCAGGCTAGCCGTGGACCCACGGCGTGGTGAATGGCAGGGACAGAACTGCGGGTTCGGGCCAATGGTGGCTGGCCCGGCGGTGAGTCTGAAGATTTGGGCTGCTAGCCGCTTCGGTTATTCCAGCCTAGGGAACTGCGGGGAGAGGTAGATTCAATACCTAAAGAGACGATTCGAGAGTAAAACGTTTTTGCAGTACAAAATGTGATTCAGGTCATGCGAAAACCGGCCCTTTTAGCCCCTGGAGGTCTAGACCAGTACGAAGGACCGGGGTGCGGCACCTTGGCTGCCCTAGGCATGCTCACTCACCGGCTACGAGGCTGCAGGCCTTCTTGAGGTCCTTCTCCGCTTCGAACAACGACAACCGCCGGCACCGCACGGCCTGGACCAGACCACTCACCAGATGCAACAGGATGCGCGCCTTCACGGGGTCCTTGCCCGGGTCTTTGCTCAGTGAGTTCACCACTTCTTCGGACAGGGCATCAATCTCCCGCAGCAGCTGGGCTGTGTCGCTGTCCTTTCCTGCGGGGCGGATCAGGCAGTGTTCCACACCCGGCTGCATGACCCGCAGATGGAAAATCTCCTTCATCAGGCCCGCAAGGGCGTGGCTGTTCCCCTGCCGCTGCCGGACGCCGTCGCGCAATTCCCGCAACTGCTGCCGGTACACCGCCAACATAAGGTGCGCGGTGGAAGGGAAGTAACGGTAGAGAGTGCCCAGGGGCACGTCTGCACGGGCAGCAACGTCGGAAAGGCTCAGGGTGTCGAACTGGCGCTGGGCGAAGCCCGCCGCCGTCCTGAGGATGCGGGCGTAACGCAACAACTGCCGCGGGGTAGTGGGCGCGGCAGCCATGCGGGGAAGCCCTGTGGTCAGGTCCA
The Paenarthrobacter ureafaciens genome window above contains:
- a CDS encoding polysaccharide deacetylase family protein encodes the protein MNNPAFADSLHPISWPEGFRAAASFTFDVDAESCTIAHEPTSTRRMSLMSHQSYGPKIAVPRILQILERQDIKGTFFIPGFTAESYPDVVRRIADAGHEIGHHGYLHEPMQGIDAATEASYLDRGLDALHKVAGIRPVGYRAPWWELNWQSPALLADRGFLYDSSLLDGDAPYRMAVADGDSRDIVEIPVDWALDDWEQYAFYPGVTGSGVIESPAKALEMWTLEAQAHHSQGSCFVLTNHPFISGRPSRAVALEQLIERVKDLDGMWVTTLAEIAGHTASTVQEIHTHARIDVPTFPGAGATFRPAQVRNPEPALP
- a CDS encoding DUF456 domain-containing protein, which produces MNAEVIVTILCGLAIAVGVAGVIIPILPGSILIGVSLLAWAIWGGAGTLGWVIFAIGMVFVVAGMAASAVLTGRKLMQHGIPNRSVLAGVVVGVVGMFVIPVVGLFVGFALGLLLSEVARTRDLRTAARTSLAALKATGIGILVEFGLACAAASTWVIGVWINAVNG
- a CDS encoding NAD(P)-dependent malic enzyme, which encodes MSTETISPDNTTALVLTEEEIFKAHEGGKLTVSSTVPLNDKRDLSIAYTPGVAEVSRAIHADPKLARTHTWAERLVVVVSDGTAVLGLGNIGASASLPVMEGKSALFKTFGDLDSIPLVLNTTDVDEIIETLVRLRPSFGAVNLEDISAPRCFELEERLIEALDCPVMHDDQHGTAVVVLAALTNAAKVTNREIENLKVVVSGAGAAGIAIAEILLAVGVKDVVLLDSKGVINAERADLVADAGSVKARFAQRTNPRGVTGGPGEALTGADVFVGVSSSKLAEEHLKLMNDQSIVFALSNPDPEVLPEVARQHAAVVATGRSDFPNQINNVLAFPGIFRGALDAGARRITSEMKIAAARAIAQLAEEDLSADYIVPSPLDARVAPAVTAAVAAAVTK
- a CDS encoding TetR/AcrR family transcriptional regulator, with the protein product MSAANSLEPYSLDLTTGLPRMAAAPTTPRQLLRYARILRTAAGFAQRQFDTLSLSDVAARADVPLGTLYRYFPSTAHLMLAVYRQQLRELRDGVRQRQGNSHALAGLMKEIFHLRVMQPGVEHCLIRPAGKDSDTAQLLREIDALSEEVVNSLSKDPGKDPVKARILLHLVSGLVQAVRCRRLSLFEAEKDLKKACSLVAGE